In Dyadobacter sp. NIV53, a single window of DNA contains:
- a CDS encoding ACT domain-containing protein has product MENQFAGSSRISIYASDTNGVLNRVLQLFGKSRFEVNYIEVFKTQDADLKLIVVEALFPKEMMPLILSRIEKIIEVHRAFAHQHEVENPPDALNR; this is encoded by the coding sequence ATGGAAAATCAGTTTGCCGGTTCCAGCCGGATATCGATCTATGCCAGCGACACCAATGGCGTTTTGAACAGGGTCTTGCAGCTGTTCGGTAAAAGCCGTTTCGAGGTCAATTACATCGAGGTTTTTAAGACACAGGACGCGGATCTGAAACTGATCGTTGTAGAAGCGCTGTTTCCAAAGGAGATGATGCCGCTGATTCTCAGCCGTATAGAGAAGATCATCGAAGTGCACCGGGCTTTCGCTCATCAGCACGAAGTGGAAAACCCTCCTGATGCCTTAAATCGTTAG
- a CDS encoding esterase family protein, giving the protein MNLISRFIGFLKMNGTRVLKLPALLVLTALLQVQAQQPQRKAIIEDRKHYSEVFKEDRHFRMIMPPDYYEHPERRYPVIYYFHGNAGRFNGPADGEVSRSGEARYYDEFNGNDERCGPDSLDNFANYVEGTDVIIAKWDGYVPAQYPRPYDIAPVKEDRQFVDYFPEFVRYVDAHYRTKAFRENRAVSGLSMGGFMSMLVASKYPHLLSSASFFCPSASFTVGPKALQIYTPFKEMGRNFVGLPIRMHLGSKDFLRQHDQEIDRAYQTLELNYESWFYGIGYFRGFHNAVNIKGQFDFHMKYFRMPLARPEKWHHIDLYPSFSVWNYDVNTNRNIPGFTILNDVRREGFSLQTKKWLPDGPAIQDLSVKIETDSIYTPNTSFQLIRLDVPTRKIYRSDVRSDKKGRIQWQGTGQQSDIGLYRAGDPGHISMATYTLDRKMPGVGDIVSLSPLLFNKGGAAVDSIGIELIAQDEEVEVMDPATTIGQVAQGALYEKTAFRIRSRNASLDRAKLKLVLSYQGKKDQFLLEVPFYSPEATLKHFTVADGRPVKLEVEEKTLVGEGNGDGIANPGEWISIFTQSDLDSLHDFGLQLYTEDPYVAMDNRRMLFFARNDWSGAQRLTSQMQIKPDCPDGHEIKFYGVYEYPKNGNTRRDSHGAHSFIHETKRISFTVKVKR; this is encoded by the coding sequence ATGAATTTGATCAGCAGGTTTATCGGTTTTTTAAAAATGAACGGCACCCGGGTTTTGAAACTGCCCGCTTTGCTGGTCTTGACGGCTCTGTTGCAGGTACAGGCTCAGCAGCCGCAGCGAAAGGCAATTATCGAAGACCGGAAACATTACAGTGAAGTGTTCAAAGAGGACCGGCATTTCCGCATGATCATGCCGCCTGATTATTACGAGCATCCTGAGCGGCGGTATCCGGTCATTTACTATTTTCATGGAAACGCAGGAAGGTTTAACGGTCCGGCAGATGGCGAAGTTTCCCGCTCGGGCGAGGCACGCTATTACGATGAATTTAACGGGAATGATGAACGATGCGGTCCTGATTCGCTGGATAATTTCGCAAACTATGTGGAAGGTACAGATGTCATTATCGCCAAATGGGACGGTTATGTGCCGGCACAATATCCGCGCCCTTACGATATTGCGCCTGTAAAAGAAGACAGGCAGTTTGTTGATTACTTTCCGGAATTTGTGCGGTACGTGGATGCCCACTATCGTACCAAGGCTTTTCGGGAAAACCGTGCGGTATCAGGGTTGAGTATGGGCGGATTTATGTCCATGCTGGTTGCTTCCAAATATCCGCACCTGCTATCGAGCGCTTCGTTTTTCTGTCCTTCCGCTTCGTTTACGGTCGGTCCGAAGGCTTTACAGATTTATACGCCATTCAAGGAAATGGGGCGCAATTTTGTTGGCTTGCCAATTCGTATGCACCTGGGAAGCAAGGATTTTTTGCGGCAGCACGACCAGGAGATCGACCGGGCTTATCAAACGCTGGAATTGAACTACGAAAGCTGGTTTTATGGAATTGGCTATTTCAGAGGCTTCCACAATGCGGTCAATATCAAAGGACAATTCGATTTTCACATGAAGTATTTCCGAATGCCACTCGCGAGGCCGGAAAAGTGGCATCATATTGATTTATACCCCAGCTTTTCTGTCTGGAATTACGACGTTAACACCAATCGGAATATTCCGGGATTCACGATACTGAATGATGTACGCCGGGAAGGATTCAGTTTGCAAACCAAAAAGTGGCTGCCAGATGGACCTGCAATTCAGGATCTGTCTGTAAAAATAGAAACCGACAGTATTTACACGCCCAATACCAGTTTTCAGTTGATACGTCTGGATGTACCGACGCGCAAAATATACCGTTCGGATGTACGCAGCGACAAAAAAGGACGAATTCAGTGGCAGGGAACCGGTCAGCAGAGCGACATCGGATTGTACCGGGCTGGCGATCCGGGGCACATTTCCATGGCAACCTATACCCTCGACCGTAAGATGCCGGGCGTTGGCGATATCGTTTCCCTGAGTCCATTATTATTTAACAAAGGCGGGGCCGCCGTCGATTCCATAGGCATTGAGCTCATCGCGCAGGATGAAGAAGTGGAAGTGATGGACCCGGCCACGACCATTGGACAAGTAGCTCAGGGCGCGCTGTATGAAAAGACCGCTTTTCGGATACGGTCACGAAACGCCAGCCTCGACCGTGCGAAGCTGAAATTAGTACTAAGCTATCAGGGTAAAAAAGACCAGTTTCTGCTGGAAGTTCCTTTTTATTCACCCGAAGCAACACTTAAACATTTTACAGTTGCCGACGGTCGTCCGGTGAAGCTGGAAGTGGAAGAAAAAACGCTTGTAGGAGAAGGGAATGGTGACGGGATCGCTAATCCTGGTGAATGGATCAGCATTTTCACGCAGTCGGATCTTGATTCGCTGCATGACTTTGGCCTTCAGCTTTATACCGAAGATCCCTACGTCGCGATGGATAATAGGCGTATGCTTTTCTTTGCCCGCAACGACTGGTCGGGTGCACAGCGGCTGACCTCCCAGATGCAGATCAAACCGGATTGTCCGGATGGGCATGAGATCAAATTTTACGGTGTTTACGAATACCCGAAAAACGGTAACACACGCCGGGACAGCCATGGGGCGCATTCGTTCATTCACGAAACAAAGCGGATTTCTTTTACTGTGAAAGTTAAAAGATAG
- a CDS encoding DMT family transporter, translated as MNSTKNHWPIYVIIHVLFIGVWGAVIEIPEKNGFPPTLGYVVWALTMIPAAIAALKIKNWKLDFNKKAVFWGSAVGLLGAGGQLVLFFTLRIAPAYLVFPILSLTPVVTILLAVVLLHEKTSKRGWIGIALALISIFMLSYQPTGSTRVSDYNWLLLAAVPLLAWGAQGCIMRFANEIMSAESLYFYMMVSSFALIPFALYITDFDQPIQWGFSGPYLSAILQSLNAFGALCLVYAFRYGKAIIIAPITTALSPVLTVTLSLALYQTIPHPIIIAGIMLTIIAALLMGLEEASNS; from the coding sequence ATGAACAGCACCAAAAACCACTGGCCGATATACGTAATTATTCATGTCCTGTTCATAGGCGTATGGGGCGCTGTTATTGAAATTCCTGAAAAAAATGGTTTTCCTCCAACCCTGGGATATGTTGTCTGGGCGCTGACCATGATTCCTGCAGCGATTGCTGCACTGAAAATAAAGAACTGGAAACTGGATTTTAATAAAAAGGCTGTGTTTTGGGGCAGCGCAGTGGGCCTTTTAGGAGCTGGCGGCCAGCTTGTGCTTTTCTTTACACTACGCATTGCGCCAGCCTATTTGGTTTTTCCGATCCTCTCGCTTACCCCGGTCGTAACCATCCTGCTGGCGGTAGTTCTGCTTCATGAAAAAACAAGTAAAAGAGGCTGGATCGGAATCGCCCTGGCCCTTATTTCCATTTTCATGCTCTCTTACCAGCCGACGGGCTCCACCCGGGTAAGTGACTATAACTGGCTGCTTTTGGCCGCCGTGCCGCTCCTTGCCTGGGGTGCCCAGGGGTGTATCATGCGGTTTGCCAACGAGATTATGTCCGCCGAAAGCCTGTATTTCTATATGATGGTTTCATCTTTTGCACTCATTCCTTTTGCATTATATATAACTGATTTTGATCAGCCCATTCAGTGGGGATTCAGCGGGCCATATTTATCTGCAATATTACAGTCACTCAACGCATTTGGCGCGCTATGTCTTGTATACGCATTTCGATATGGAAAAGCAATCATTATTGCGCCTATAACCACTGCTCTTTCACCCGTGCTCACTGTTACATTGTCCCTTGCTTTGTACCAGACCATTCCACACCCCATCATTATTGCTGGAATCATGCTTACTATCATAGCAGCTCTTTTAATGGGACTTGAAGAAGCCAGTAATAGTTAA
- a CDS encoding DUF5107 domain-containing protein — MSALSAFSMLLPGTRVARFVLTLVLSTLVLSPAVQAQKSGITEKVQAFQTYPYSDPNRVPVMAIGKKVSPFYPYYVFDGYTNKSTSKNWKVVELENPFIKVQILPEVGGKVLGAVEKSTGEEFVYVNHVMKFRAIGIRGPWTSGGIEHNFGLDLGHAPWAAAPVDYVMLNNPDGSVTCVVGGIDLASRTQWRVKIVLPKDKAYFETQSLWYNPLPLHDSYLSWENAAFRASDDMQFFFPGTHHVGHDGLASPWPIDQHGVDLSYYKNVNSGGDKSYHVMGTHTTWFGGYWHNKNFGFGHWAPYSDAPGKKLWIWSRAREGAIWEDLLTDKDGQYIEAQSGVTFNQAAERSGFHSPFNQKSLGPFYSETKTEYWFPVKAAGGMVDASPYGTLNVVATGDSLRIIFNPISPIQDTLKVTVAGQTIYQIPLQLKPMEVYVKTIPFTKSQTNQKPLRVSIGKDRLVYSTQAEKILDRPVISADKQDFNSAERLFELGEDENAMRNFEGAHLRYLECLKKETTHSGALVRLAEYHYRKGEYAQGLDFARKVLAENTYHGGANYLYGALYRKLGDLTKAEEALSVATWTMEYKSGAYAQLAGIALQKQDFEKAGYDARKALDYNRNNLVANQLLGTSLRKLNKPDQAADVWKALLEIDPLSHYAHFEQYLLQPTDENLVIFQSAIRNELPQETYLELAMDYVNQGQNLEAMQVLRLAPAYPTVSYWLAFLSQDSSPAESEKHLKNAIDMSPELVFPFRLESIPVLQWAEKQQSSWKNRYYLGLIYWHIGDLENARIQYASCKNEPDYTPFYIARGILFQNDAASSAQAQLDLVKANQLNPKEWRTWHYLTEYFNKQKTQEKALENARSAYKLFSENPVIGIDYAKSLLDAGKFGACLQVLDKIQILPQEGAREGHNVYIVANLAQALIFAENKKYNDALKALEKARLWPENLGTGKPHEPDTRLMDYLATYCETQLGHAGKAQQYSQTITDYTLNASKESNRNVLNNYLGVKVMRDSGKQESASKFIDTWKMEQDSLRNWEITEGSGAPDVQWVIGKAQDDQARSEKLKQELTVDKKYSLTTLFYKILDLAETRKSGNK; from the coding sequence GTGAGTGCACTTTCCGCCTTTTCAATGTTATTGCCAGGTACCAGAGTAGCTCGTTTTGTTCTGACGTTGGTCCTGTCAACGCTGGTATTGTCACCAGCAGTTCAGGCGCAAAAGTCCGGCATTACGGAGAAAGTGCAGGCATTCCAGACTTATCCTTATTCCGACCCGAATCGGGTGCCGGTTATGGCGATTGGTAAAAAAGTTTCGCCATTTTACCCGTACTACGTTTTTGATGGATATACCAACAAAAGCACTTCTAAAAACTGGAAGGTGGTGGAGCTGGAAAATCCTTTTATCAAAGTGCAGATACTACCGGAAGTGGGTGGAAAAGTACTGGGAGCCGTGGAAAAATCGACCGGCGAGGAGTTTGTCTACGTCAACCACGTTATGAAGTTCCGCGCCATCGGAATCCGGGGTCCGTGGACCAGCGGCGGAATTGAGCATAATTTCGGTCTGGATCTGGGCCACGCTCCCTGGGCAGCCGCTCCGGTAGATTATGTGATGCTGAATAATCCGGATGGAAGTGTAACCTGTGTGGTCGGCGGAATTGATCTTGCGTCACGCACGCAGTGGCGGGTCAAAATCGTACTTCCTAAGGATAAAGCTTACTTCGAAACACAAAGCCTTTGGTATAATCCTCTGCCTCTGCACGATTCTTACCTGTCGTGGGAAAATGCGGCATTCAGGGCGTCGGATGATATGCAGTTCTTTTTTCCGGGAACGCACCATGTAGGACACGACGGACTGGCAAGCCCCTGGCCTATTGATCAGCATGGTGTTGATTTGTCCTATTACAAAAATGTCAATTCCGGCGGCGATAAATCTTATCACGTGATGGGTACGCATACGACCTGGTTTGGCGGATACTGGCACAACAAAAACTTCGGCTTCGGTCACTGGGCTCCGTATTCGGATGCTCCTGGTAAGAAATTATGGATCTGGTCTCGTGCAAGGGAAGGTGCTATCTGGGAAGATCTGCTCACGGATAAAGACGGACAATACATTGAAGCTCAGTCGGGTGTAACATTCAATCAGGCGGCTGAAAGGAGCGGATTTCACAGTCCGTTCAACCAAAAGTCTCTGGGGCCGTTTTATTCTGAGACCAAAACCGAATACTGGTTTCCTGTCAAAGCGGCTGGCGGTATGGTCGATGCTTCGCCTTACGGTACGCTCAATGTAGTGGCGACCGGAGACAGTCTTAGAATAATATTTAACCCGATTTCTCCCATTCAGGACACACTGAAAGTGACTGTTGCCGGGCAGACCATTTATCAAATCCCGCTCCAACTTAAACCTATGGAGGTGTATGTCAAAACCATACCTTTTACAAAGTCCCAGACAAATCAAAAACCACTTCGGGTGAGCATTGGTAAAGACCGCCTCGTTTATTCCACGCAGGCAGAAAAGATTTTAGACCGTCCTGTGATTTCCGCAGACAAGCAGGACTTCAATTCAGCAGAACGACTTTTTGAGCTTGGGGAAGATGAAAATGCAATGCGCAATTTCGAGGGAGCCCATTTACGTTACCTGGAATGTCTTAAAAAAGAAACTACCCATAGTGGCGCATTGGTGCGGCTGGCCGAATACCATTATCGTAAAGGTGAGTACGCACAGGGACTGGACTTTGCCAGAAAAGTACTGGCTGAAAACACCTACCATGGCGGCGCTAATTATCTGTATGGTGCCCTTTACCGAAAATTGGGCGACCTGACCAAAGCCGAAGAAGCTTTATCGGTTGCTACCTGGACCATGGAGTACAAATCCGGCGCCTATGCCCAATTAGCTGGCATTGCGTTACAAAAACAGGATTTTGAAAAAGCCGGATACGATGCCCGGAAAGCATTGGACTACAACCGAAATAATCTGGTAGCCAATCAGCTGCTTGGCACTTCGCTTCGAAAACTGAATAAACCGGATCAGGCGGCTGACGTATGGAAAGCTCTCCTGGAAATTGACCCGCTCAGTCACTACGCACATTTCGAACAATATCTGCTCCAACCGACCGACGAAAACCTGGTCATTTTTCAAAGTGCCATTCGTAACGAACTGCCGCAAGAAACCTACCTGGAACTGGCGATGGACTATGTAAATCAGGGACAAAACCTGGAAGCGATGCAGGTGCTGCGACTGGCGCCCGCTTATCCCACGGTGTCCTACTGGCTTGCATTTCTTAGCCAAGATTCTTCCCCTGCGGAAAGTGAAAAACATTTAAAAAACGCGATTGACATGTCTCCCGAACTGGTCTTTCCTTTCCGTCTGGAAAGCATTCCTGTACTTCAATGGGCAGAAAAACAGCAGTCTTCCTGGAAAAACCGTTATTACCTTGGGCTGATCTATTGGCACATTGGTGATCTTGAAAATGCCAGAATACAATACGCATCATGTAAAAACGAGCCTGACTATACTCCATTTTACATTGCAAGAGGTATTCTTTTTCAAAACGACGCAGCCAGCTCGGCTCAGGCACAGCTTGATCTTGTAAAAGCCAATCAGCTTAACCCCAAAGAATGGCGCACCTGGCATTATCTGACGGAATATTTTAACAAGCAAAAAACGCAGGAAAAAGCGCTCGAAAACGCCCGGTCTGCTTACAAACTGTTTTCTGAAAATCCCGTCATTGGAATCGATTATGCCAAATCGCTGCTGGATGCGGGTAAATTTGGAGCCTGCCTGCAAGTGCTGGACAAAATTCAAATCCTGCCGCAGGAGGGAGCCCGGGAAGGACATAACGTGTATATCGTAGCCAACCTGGCACAAGCCCTTATTTTTGCAGAAAACAAAAAATACAACGATGCCTTAAAAGCGCTTGAAAAAGCCCGCTTGTGGCCGGAAAATCTGGGTACGGGCAAACCTCATGAACCCGATACGCGACTGATGGACTACCTGGCAACCTATTGCGAAACGCAGCTTGGCCATGCCGGGAAAGCGCAGCAATATTCGCAGACTATCACCGATTACACCCTCAATGCCAGCAAGGAAAGCAACCGCAATGTGCTCAATAATTATCTTGGGGTGAAGGTAATGAGGGATTCAGGCAAACAGGAATCAGCTTCTAAATTCATTGATACCTGGAAAATGGAACAGGATTCGCTGCGTAACTGGGAAATCACGGAAGGGTCTGGTGCTCCGGATGTACAGTGGGTTATCGGTAAAGCGCAGGATGACCAGGCACGTTCGGAAAAGCTCAAACAGGAATTAACGGTGGATAAAAAGTACAGCCTTACGACCTTGTTTTATAAAATACTTGATCTGGCAGAAACCCGCAAAAGTGGGAATAAATAG
- a CDS encoding glycoside hydrolase domain-containing protein — MATYIGGNKTYGANPWQLRALPSSVRLDPVTNEIIEHRFKGVPSNQVKKNNLLDKNWIFDGKQVSLHGARGEYVSFQLVLSNESDSELTGIRLDMLPFKNGNSELAIKPELFLEWSVNVQSTSTGYPKSTLGKGWYPDALIPFKFIQTDSTQVHGRWVYPFTLPDFNNRITNQRSQVIWVDQFIPVDSQKAKPGTYQSVITAKIGAITKQIPVSLTIWDFELPNENLFKASLQHEGFLSGMDEKQELSVYQLFKRNRISLMDPTYDPEMQFKNGKVQIQWGKFDQRLKKYLTGQAFTKEHGYTEGPGYGEPIETFALPFDIYGKHGTAGWPDIGKPEVERNAANQAIYVSSIRQVRQHLLPMVNPEKTLLTVYLNGLDESYFPEAWSRMVFYGNLFKKEYPEAKFRVDGGYNKEAMDVIGKSITDWASHTISYNLDEVKLYQQMGIKDWLYGPMLYEHKLNSWVGSSTFIDLPLINDRAISWACWKYKTYSWISWGVGAGWERGWYDPESWKDFYKEAAEADAEFTYRTFNGNGSVIYKPGMVPNVSEPCPSIRLKTMRDGVQDYEYLRLLTKLDGNSKRADELVNKLIKEPFGDKSIGNLDVWGYDQEQWHKVRLELGELVSKGKM, encoded by the coding sequence TTGGCCACATACATCGGTGGTAACAAAACTTATGGTGCCAATCCCTGGCAACTGAGGGCACTGCCTTCGTCGGTCCGGCTGGACCCGGTTACCAACGAAATTATCGAACACCGGTTTAAAGGCGTTCCATCCAATCAGGTTAAAAAAAACAATCTTCTTGATAAAAACTGGATATTCGACGGAAAGCAGGTTTCGCTTCACGGAGCACGTGGGGAATATGTGTCGTTTCAACTGGTACTATCTAATGAATCAGATTCAGAATTGACAGGGATCAGGCTCGACATGTTGCCTTTCAAAAACGGGAACTCTGAACTTGCCATTAAACCCGAGTTATTTCTGGAATGGTCAGTCAATGTACAAAGCACCAGCACAGGTTATCCTAAATCTACACTCGGCAAAGGCTGGTATCCCGACGCGCTGATTCCATTTAAATTCATTCAGACTGACTCAACCCAGGTCCATGGGCGATGGGTGTACCCATTTACGCTGCCCGACTTCAATAACCGGATCACTAACCAGCGTTCGCAGGTTATTTGGGTGGATCAGTTCATTCCAGTGGATTCACAGAAGGCAAAACCCGGAACATACCAGAGTGTGATCACAGCGAAGATTGGCGCCATTACAAAACAAATTCCCGTCAGCCTGACAATATGGGATTTTGAATTGCCCAACGAAAACCTTTTTAAAGCCAGCCTGCAACATGAAGGTTTTTTGAGTGGGATGGATGAAAAGCAGGAGTTATCTGTGTATCAGTTGTTTAAGCGCAATCGTATTTCCCTCATGGATCCGACTTATGATCCTGAAATGCAGTTTAAAAATGGCAAGGTGCAAATACAATGGGGCAAATTCGACCAGCGCCTAAAAAAATACCTGACCGGACAGGCCTTTACCAAAGAACATGGCTACACCGAAGGCCCCGGCTATGGTGAGCCGATCGAAACCTTTGCGCTTCCGTTCGACATCTATGGAAAACATGGTACCGCCGGCTGGCCGGATATCGGCAAACCCGAAGTAGAACGCAATGCCGCCAACCAGGCCATATATGTCAGCAGCATCCGGCAGGTACGTCAGCACTTACTTCCCATGGTGAATCCCGAAAAAACGTTGCTTACCGTTTATCTGAATGGCCTTGACGAATCCTATTTTCCTGAGGCCTGGTCGCGGATGGTGTTTTATGGCAATCTGTTTAAAAAAGAATATCCGGAAGCAAAGTTTCGGGTGGACGGCGGCTATAATAAAGAAGCGATGGATGTGATCGGGAAGTCCATAACCGACTGGGCATCACACACCATCAGCTACAACCTGGACGAAGTAAAGTTATACCAGCAAATGGGTATTAAAGACTGGCTTTACGGGCCAATGTTATACGAACATAAGCTGAACAGCTGGGTGGGAAGTTCGACATTTATCGATTTGCCCCTGATCAATGACCGCGCGATCAGCTGGGCATGCTGGAAATACAAAACCTACTCCTGGATCAGCTGGGGTGTCGGCGCCGGCTGGGAACGGGGCTGGTATGATCCCGAATCCTGGAAAGATTTTTACAAGGAAGCCGCGGAGGCCGATGCAGAATTTACATACCGGACATTTAACGGGAACGGTTCTGTCATTTACAAACCCGGCATGGTGCCTAATGTATCCGAACCCTGTCCGTCCATCCGTCTAAAAACGATGCGTGACGGTGTGCAGGATTATGAATACCTGCGTTTGCTGACAAAGCTCGATGGCAATTCCAAGCGTGCGGATGAACTCGTTAATAAGCTGATCAAAGAGCCATTCGGAGATAAATCCATTGGTAACCTTGATGTATGGGGCTATGATCAGGAACAATGGCACAAAGTGCGTTTGGAACTGGGCGAGCTTGTTTCGAAGGGTAAAATGTGA
- the agaR gene encoding transcriptional repressor AgaR, which yields MKKTAQRRSLILQKLDELGEVNVNDLSEMLDVSEVTIRNDLDKLENSNLLVRAHGGAFKTNNIALTVTEKRKINHDTKRAIGKKAVSLINEEDSIILDSGTTTFEISNNLEKFKNLTVISNALDIVNNLAQYENLQVYMPGGYLKEFSMSLVGPMAERNFKQLYCNKLFLGIDGIKANTGFFTHYMEEAYLNQIMIDIAEEVIIVTDSSKFKKSGLAFICGFEKINKVVTDDKIEEADLKMLKQHNIEVIIAES from the coding sequence ATGAAAAAGACAGCGCAGCGTCGTTCGCTTATATTGCAAAAGCTTGATGAGTTGGGCGAAGTAAATGTCAACGATTTAAGTGAAATGCTGGATGTGAGTGAAGTCACCATCCGCAACGATCTGGACAAGCTGGAAAATAGCAATCTGCTGGTAAGGGCTCATGGCGGGGCATTTAAAACCAACAACATCGCCCTGACCGTCACCGAAAAAAGGAAGATCAACCACGATACCAAACGGGCGATAGGCAAAAAGGCGGTGTCGCTGATCAACGAAGAAGACAGCATCATACTCGATTCGGGAACCACTACATTTGAAATATCGAACAATCTCGAAAAATTCAAGAACCTGACCGTGATCAGCAATGCGCTGGACATTGTCAACAACCTGGCCCAGTATGAAAACCTGCAGGTGTATATGCCGGGCGGATATCTGAAAGAATTCTCCATGTCCCTCGTAGGGCCAATGGCAGAGCGAAACTTCAAACAACTGTATTGCAACAAACTTTTTCTGGGAATTGACGGCATCAAGGCCAATACCGGTTTCTTCACCCACTACATGGAAGAAGCCTACCTCAACCAGATCATGATCGACATCGCCGAAGAAGTCATCATCGTCACAGACTCATCCAAATTCAAAAAATCCGGACTAGCCTTCATCTGCGGTTTCGAAAAAATCAATAAAGTGGTGACGGACGATAAGATTGAAGAAGCGGATTTGAAGATGTTAAAGCAGCATAATATTGAGGTGATTATTGCGGAGAGTTAG